In Chryseobacterium camelliae, one DNA window encodes the following:
- a CDS encoding beta-1,6-N-acetylglucosaminyltransferase, translating to MPVSYSIQEPQTQTQPSDSQISRQVKIAYLIMVHHKPQAFKDLFQKIYTKDQFYLIHIDRKAKPEVTEEIQLFLTRFPNAYVLESMNIVSGGFSMIQAELNAMEYLLNVSREWDYFINLSGSDYPLKSQNIIRKFLYEQRGRNYLFYYDQKFYRPDTLQRIQNHFTELTHKISSLIYKREFMKGVIPYIGGKWLILTRTACSFMTNNKRVMDFEDYYLHTLLPAESFFQTVLMNTEFNEVIINDDKRAVMETPSLFGRKPDPDEVIAALKSSNQLFIRKMNPVTDEAVFNHIKESFDQPLPEINEIERELKKGRHQDN from the coding sequence ATGCCAGTATCTTATTCTATTCAGGAACCCCAAACCCAAACCCAACCTTCAGATTCGCAGATTTCACGCCAGGTCAAAATTGCCTATTTAATTATGGTTCATCATAAGCCACAGGCATTTAAGGACCTGTTCCAGAAAATTTACACCAAGGACCAGTTTTATCTCATTCATATTGACCGGAAAGCAAAACCGGAAGTAACGGAAGAGATCCAGCTGTTTCTTACGCGGTTCCCCAATGCCTATGTCCTGGAAAGCATGAATATTGTTTCGGGAGGGTTCAGCATGATCCAGGCAGAGCTCAATGCCATGGAATACCTTCTGAATGTCAGCCGGGAATGGGATTACTTCATCAATCTCAGCGGCAGCGATTACCCGCTGAAATCCCAGAATATCATCCGGAAGTTCCTCTATGAACAAAGAGGACGCAACTATCTTTTTTATTATGACCAGAAATTTTACCGGCCCGATACGCTGCAGAGGATACAGAACCATTTCACGGAACTTACCCATAAAATTTCTTCCCTGATCTACAAAAGGGAATTTATGAAAGGAGTTATTCCCTATATAGGCGGGAAATGGCTGATCCTTACCAGGACAGCATGTTCTTTTATGACGAACAACAAAAGGGTGATGGATTTTGAGGACTATTACCTCCATACTTTGCTGCCGGCTGAATCATTTTTCCAGACGGTGCTTATGAATACTGAATTCAACGAGGTCATCATCAATGATGATAAAAGGGCTGTGATGGAAACACCTTCATTATTCGGCAGGAAACCGGACCCTGATGAAGTGATCGCTGCCCTGAAATCAAGCAACCAGCTGTTCATCAGGAAAATGAACCCGGTTACGGATGAAGCTGTTTTCAACCATATTAAAGAAAGTTTTGATCAGCCCCTGCCGGAAATCAACGAGATCGAACGGGAGCTGAAAAAAGGCCGCCATCAGGATAACTGA
- a CDS encoding 3-oxoacyl-ACP synthase III family protein has protein sequence MTSKITGVGKYIPEETITNLFFNQHVFLSEDGAQLKDDNASITEKLKKITGIEERRYAGSHQVTSDLGLIAAQDAIEDSGIDPETLDYIIFAHNFGDVRFGTIQSDAVPSLAARVKHMLKIKNNFCVAYDMLFGCPGWIEGMIQAHAFIKSGMAKRCLVIGAETLSRVVDVHDRDSMIYADGAGAVILERNDKDDSGIKSHLSASYTLNEKDFLHFGKSYNTESCPDTKYIKMDGRKIYEFALLRVPEAMKKCFDNSGYDISRLNKIIIHQANEKMDEAIVNRFYQLYEMPVPDNIMPMVIHKLGNSSVATIPTLLSMILKGELDTHDIREGDVVLFASVGAGMNINAVVYQF, from the coding sequence ATGACCAGTAAAATTACAGGAGTGGGTAAGTACATTCCGGAAGAGACTATTACCAACCTTTTTTTTAATCAACACGTTTTCCTCAGCGAAGACGGAGCGCAGCTAAAGGACGATAACGCATCCATTACGGAAAAGCTGAAAAAAATTACGGGTATTGAAGAAAGAAGGTATGCCGGAAGCCATCAGGTGACTTCGGATCTTGGGCTGATTGCCGCTCAGGATGCCATAGAAGACTCAGGAATAGATCCTGAAACGCTTGACTATATTATATTCGCCCACAATTTTGGGGATGTCCGTTTCGGGACTATACAGTCCGATGCCGTTCCCAGCCTGGCTGCAAGGGTAAAGCACATGCTGAAAATCAAAAACAATTTTTGCGTAGCCTATGACATGCTGTTCGGCTGTCCGGGATGGATCGAAGGAATGATCCAGGCCCATGCCTTTATAAAATCCGGTATGGCTAAACGTTGCCTCGTCATAGGTGCGGAAACCCTTTCTAGGGTAGTGGATGTACATGACCGTGATAGCATGATCTATGCCGATGGTGCGGGCGCAGTGATTCTGGAACGGAACGACAAGGATGATTCCGGGATCAAATCCCATTTATCAGCATCCTATACCCTCAATGAAAAAGACTTTCTGCATTTCGGGAAGTCCTACAATACAGAAAGCTGCCCGGATACTAAATACATTAAAATGGACGGCAGGAAAATCTACGAGTTCGCTCTGCTGAGGGTCCCGGAAGCCATGAAAAAATGTTTTGATAACAGTGGGTACGATATCAGCCGTCTGAATAAGATCATCATCCACCAAGCCAACGAAAAGATGGACGAAGCCATCGTCAACAGGTTTTACCAGCTTTACGAAATGCCGGTGCCCGATAATATCATGCCTATGGTCATCCACAAACTGGGTAACAGCAGCGTGGCTACGATACCGACTTTGCTTTCCATGATCCTGAAAGGAGAGCTGGATACCCACGATATCAGGGAAGGCGATGTGGTGCTCTTTGCTTCCGTAGGAGCGGGGATGAACATCAATGCCGTCGTTTATCAGTTTTAA